In Vitis vinifera cultivar Pinot Noir 40024 chromosome 4, ASM3070453v1, the genomic window AATTGCCCTCTCCTTCTTCCTGTGGGCCAAGGACCAAGCCCATCATAGCCACGACGTTGTTTCCTACAACCTCATTATCGACATTCTCGCAAAAGTTCGGCAATTCGACGTTGCCTGGCAGTTCATCATCGAAATGGATCAAAATTCCCTGGAACCCACCTCTACTACCTTCCGTATTTTGATTCGGAGGTCGGTTTCGGCTGGGCTCACGCGCCAAGCTGTTCGGGCGTTTGATGACATGAGTTGTTTTGTCGAGAAGGATGCGGATTCTGATGATTTTTGTTATCTGCTCGATACCCTCTCTAAGTATGGGTATGTGAAGCTTGCTTCACAGATTTTTAATCAAAGGAAGTTCAAATTCGAGGCTAATGCCAAAATGTATACTATTTTGATATATGGGTGGTGTAAGATTAACCGAGTTAGCATAGCGGAGAGGCTGCTTGGTGAGATGGTAGAACGTGGGATTGAGGCGAATGTTGTTACATATAATGTGCTTTTGAATGGGATTTGCAGGAGGGCGAGTTTGCACCCTGATGACAGGTTTGAGAGGACAATTCGGGATGCAGAGAAGGTGCTCGATGAAATGCGCCAAAAGGGGATTGAGCCTGACGTAACAAGCTATTCCATTGTTATTCATGTGTATAGTAGGGCTCATAAACCTGAGTTGACACTTGATAAGTTGCGGATGATGAAAGATAAAGGGATATGGCCAACCGTGGCAACTTATACATCAGTGGTTAAGTGCCTTTGTTCATGTGGGAGACTTGAAGATGCTGAGGAGTTGGTTTCTGACATGGTGAAGGATGGGGTTAGTCCATCAGCTGCAACATACAACTGTTTCTTCAAAGAGTATAGGGGGAGGAAAGATTCAGATAATGCTTTGAGGTTGTATAGGAAGATGAAGGAAGAATATTCATGCTTGCCTGATATGCACACTTATAACATATTAGTGGGAATGTTTGTGAAGTTGAACCGCATGGAGATTGTGCAAGAGATATGGGATGATATGAAAACGAGTGGGGCAGGACCAGATTTGGATTCATATACACTGTTGATCCATGGGTTATGTGAGAAACAGAAGTGGAAAGAAGCTTGCCATTTTTTTGTGGAGATGATAGAGAAGGGGTATCTTCCTCAGAAAATCACTTTTGAGACACTTTACCGGGGCTTAATACAATCTGATATGTTGAAAACCTGGAGGAGATTGAAGAAGAagcttgaggaagagtcaataACATTCGGTTCTGAATTCCAACAGTATCACTTCAAGCCCTACAGGAGATGATGCACAATTATCATTCAGGTGTGTTGATTTATATTCTAAAATGTATATGTAACCTTTAAAGACAAATGAATTCATTCATGCCCTATGGTCACAGCCCTTCTAGAAATACTTTaattattcaaaagaaaaaaggaaaaaaaaaaaaaaactagtaaaAAGTGTGCAATCTTTATTAGTTGTGATGATTAACCTATGAATAGGAGTTCTAGGTCTTCAACAATCAGACTAGTGCATCTGCACTAAATACTGAAAGTTTGTTGCTGGAAATCTCTACTGCTGAATTTATAGCATTGAAAACTCCAAACCGCTGAAAGGGCAAATCCATCATGAGGCTGATACAATGAAGGCAATGTAATGTTGTTAGGTAGATTAGAATCACTTGTTGCATGCACATGCAGTTCTTGGTGATAAGTTGGCTGACTGCAGCTTGATTTTTCAGtccatttttattgaaaatggaaattccaATACATAACATAGTGTGTATTGATTATGGTAATACATTTGTTTGTTAGGATCCAATATTGGTTATGTTAATACATgtaccctttttcttttcttttcttttctttcctttcctttccttttttcgCTGCTTTTTGTCCCAGAACATAATGAGTgtacttgtttattttccatttGACAGTTTCTTGTTTTCTTGCAGAAAAATATATTCCGAAAACCTTGACAACTTATTTTGTTTCTGTTGTTTTTTGTGAATTTGCTGCTCTGAAAATTGGCTAATGCCATAAGATTCTAAGAACTCtatgaatgaataaattaattttttgatttatttctcTTCATCAATTTATGCtggttgttttattttaatcccTCTTAGAtcatttcttcatttgttgGATGAATTAAACCATTTGCACGTGAGCTTCCATTCTCTTTTCTCAAacctattaataataatattattttgttgtgattgaatATGTTTGAAGACATTATGCCTATCAAACAAGAGAAAACATTATCAGAAAGCTTGAATGTTGAAActttgaattttgatgaatgAGACTGGTTGATGGCTTGGGTTGCTGATTAACCAGCACAAGGGGTCATTATTAGAGACTGGGGGGTTTAATGTTTTACCATGATCTATTGCTTTTGGGATAACTTATGTTGAAATGGCTAAAATGTCTTGATTAAATTATCTCTTAGGGCTTTCCTTACCAGCAGGTGCTAAAGAGGTGGATTGCAGTTGGGTGAGGATTAGGGTTCAAGTCACTTGAAGTTCCTGCATATTTAAAAGCAAGGAAAAATCAGTTATTTATGATGTTCATAATTTGTACATAGCTGCTCTTGTTGGCAAAATTTGAAATGTACTTGGGAAGATAACTGCTTTGTCAAAACTTCATCAAGTTCATCTACCTTTTCAGACTTACAGTCACGAGCTTCATGCCAGCGATGCCACAGGACTGCTGGTCATGACTTATTTTTTGCTGGTGTCAGTTATCTTACACCAAAAAGAACAGAACATGCTGCATATGGAATATGGGAAGATGAGAATTGCAGCCATTTCAATATGGGTTGCAACTAAACACTTGCTGCTGTTCCATACATTTTGCTTTCGGTTGTCTAATGGTGCCAAAGAGAATCCGACATATTCTTACAGAGAATGCAAGGCTTAATTTTATATGAGATTTGCCCATGGAGTTTTGAGAGACTGAGCTATTTAACTTGAAAGGCACAGATGTTATGTAAGGAATGAAGGGAAGAACATGAACAGTGAGAGGTCATCTGATTCAGGTTGAACACAATATAAGCACTAGAGGAAGGTCAGAAAGGTCATAGGCAGAGGCTGTGAAAATTGACATGATGAGATTAGCATGTATGATCATGTGATTTAACTTTAACCTATGTCCTTCATATTAGACAAGCTTGTTAGTTCTTGTTCTCATGCATACCCGTACGTATTTTAATCTCCTCTATAAGTGGgcctttattatatttttgtgaatGATCAATAGTTCATAACTGATGAGTTTGGCTAATTGTCGAAGGGGATTTCCATTTCTTACGATTGTTACATTTGGTTCTAAGTAGTGGTGGCAATGGGGGCGGTTTTTTCAGGTACCTGCCTCGCCCCACCCCACCCCTAATGAAACAGGTTTCAACTTTTAACTAAATGGGTTTGACATgagtttgggaatttttttaaaaattgggacAGGCTCGAGTATTGCCTTGTCTCACCCTGCCCTGATTATacctaaaattaatttaatttaatttttattttaatatatagataataataaaaaaaattaataaaataagttataaaaaatataataatttaattatttataaaatatatttattttgatgtaattaaaaatttaaaaagtaatttaaaaaaaaaatcaaaaaataaccAACCTCCTAAGACAATGAAGGATTACTTGCAGCCTACTTGAGACAGTACTCCCTCTTGCTCAAACTTGCCTTTTGATGATCTTCAAATAAACATTGAGCCAATTTCCCACTCTCAAGCTAAgtgttttccttcttttcatCAAAGGAAAAAGCCAAGCATTTGTGGTATAGCCTAGGGCCCCATGGTATAAGTTCTTAGGTTACACTACAAAACATTTTTGTTAACAAATTCTTTCCAATTTGCAAAACAGTTtcctttagaaaaaaaatatatagttgaGGAAAAGAATCCTAGAAGGTTGTAAATAAGGTGATTAGCTTtatctttgaaaataaataaaaaaataaaaatggaaaaataaaattgtaaggGGCATGAAACAAAGGAATGACAAAGCATTGCTTTGCATGCTCACACTAGTTTTATTCCTTCCTCAATCTCCCCCTCATAACAACTCAAAAATTTTGAGCTTCAAGGTCCCATCAGGGAGTTTTTAAATATCTTctctgaagaaattttttttcttacttaaacATGGCTCTCAACCATAGGGGAAGGCATCCTAAAAATCTTAGGAAACCATGgttaaaaatttgtcaaaatggATGTCTCCAATCTACCTATGGAAAGtaaggaaaaagacaaaaatccATTGGCTAGCTAAACGCCAGTCAAAAATTTGTAAAtagtttttacttttcatttccCTTTATATTTTTGCTTCTATTGCTATAAGCACTAAGCCCCATCTTTGTGAAGTGAATGACTCATCAGTCATCACTTCTAGCTTCACTCAAGACCTATGAATAACCACCTACCTATCCCCCATAGGACTCAGGTATAAATTTCTCaatcctttttttgttttatcatcCTTCAAAATAGGCATAAAATGTTGGCACCAAGAAGCAATGCACAAGtgttaaaaagaaaggaattgcaCACCTCTCAAGTGTGGGTCGACTTGGATTGCATACCTATAAAGCGCATCATGAATTGCGCACTTTGAAGGCATGACTTAAATTCTGCACCTTAGGAGACCAATTAAAATGACACACTCAAGGAGCATGACTACATTCACACCTATGAATGACCATTTAAATTTTACTAGGAGCACAATTTATATTGTGTAGTTCATATGAGCAACTTGAAGTACACTCCACAAGCACGCAACCACCTTCCATAGGATGCCAACTTACACTCCTTAATTACTCAAGAAACTTTCATTTCCCTTGTTATCAATGCATCAATTGAGGTGGGTAGGAAACTAATTAAAGGGtcttctaaatttttataaaaagggAAGAAATTTTCACCACACCATGCTTGTGCTCAATCACGATCACACACAAAAGCATAACATGAAACTCTAAGGAATGATGGAAACCAAAACACTAGACCTAAGAGGAAGAGAGCTGAAAATAAGCAATCAAGCCAAATTGTGAAAGACAAGGTGACCAAACTAGTTGCTATAACAGCCACAATACTAAAACAACCTATTAGGGAATTTAATGAAATGAGTGTTCAAGTAGCACGGCTTACAATTTGTGTAGCAACAGTGACCGAACTCCCAACTATCACTATGAAACCCTTAGGACAATGTCACCATGTAAAGAATAATTGAAGACATCAATGGGTGATATTGAATGCCATTGGTTGGTCTCACCCTCACGTAACAGTAAGAGGAAAGAGATGGGTGAATGAATATACAACAAAGGCTCAAGATCTCAACTTACCATAAACTCTTCAATTCAAACCCCACCAAGACTTCCATACCCAATTTTTGcattgttttttcttcatattgttCTTTCAATAATAAGATCAGGCACAACAAAGTTAGTATAAAGAGAGAATCCtaaaaagtatgacatgatgtaacaaattttagattcattaataaatttatttatttataattttggttCCCTTTATTATCCTATTTGCATTAGTTATTTATCTGAACATTCATGATCATATCATTTGTTTTACTGCGATCATATCATTCACGATCATATCATTTATAATCAGTTCATAAATTTAAGCAATCCAATAGAGATGGTTGAGCACTACCACCTAATCGGAGGGATGACTTTTCTTGATCATTAAAATGgttttcccatgatgagtgcactagtgcgCATAGTTGCACATTGGATAGcacctatagtgaatcatgatatAAGCTATTGGGTAGTCATGATTCATCAAattactatactacatggactctcaaccttaagaggatattaagtttatgtcaaaatcaacacaaggctttgacttatgggttCCCTAAGGTGGTCATGTATTCCCTATAGATTAAATCATTGTCGATAAAGACTGGTagcaacaggtattctcaatagaggcaccatgatatcttatgagaTTAAGACAACGCATCCCTTAAGGTGATCAGGAAAACTAtagtcatagtaattccttagtAGAATTTGGAATATGGTCTTTGTGAGCTAGAGTATAACAATTGATCACATAACATgagg contains:
- the LOC100265441 gene encoding pentatricopeptide repeat-containing protein At2g13420, mitochondrial, translated to MALRVGHSRCISTSIALKLQFFSITPCHFSSIPQPPDDALSTGLPSLQPSYDADLISKILLQHHNPFHAMESSLQLNGIALSTHLVHQTLLRLRNVSKIALSFFLWAKDQAHHSHDVVSYNLIIDILAKVRQFDVAWQFIIEMDQNSLEPTSTTFRILIRRSVSAGLTRQAVRAFDDMSCFVEKDADSDDFCYLLDTLSKYGYVKLASQIFNQRKFKFEANAKMYTILIYGWCKINRVSIAERLLGEMVERGIEANVVTYNVLLNGICRRASLHPDDRFERTIRDAEKVLDEMRQKGIEPDVTSYSIVIHVYSRAHKPELTLDKLRMMKDKGIWPTVATYTSVVKCLCSCGRLEDAEELVSDMVKDGVSPSAATYNCFFKEYRGRKDSDNALRLYRKMKEEYSCLPDMHTYNILVGMFVKLNRMEIVQEIWDDMKTSGAGPDLDSYTLLIHGLCEKQKWKEACHFFVEMIEKGYLPQKITFETLYRGLIQSDMLKTWRRLKKKLEEESITFGSEFQQYHFKPYRR